Below is a genomic region from Argopecten irradians isolate NY chromosome 14, Ai_NY, whole genome shotgun sequence.
ggtggggccaaaagggatcaaaagggctaaacatttaaaaaaaaaaatcttcaaatcaACTGAAATACATAAGATGTGGAAATACATGgtagatatatacagaaatacaTGGTAAATATATACAGAATGTCACAATATTTTGATCAAGGAAAATAACTAGAGAATACAATGTTTATTATCTTACTTATTTTActggtttattttggtgcgagacttaagAAAGCCGATATgacgagcaccaaaataaaactagtATTTTAATAAACTAACCGTATATTCTGATTATCCTATATCTGTTATGACAAACGCCAAAAGTTAAGACACACCAAAATGTGGCTATGCATTTTTTGGATTGTATGTAACGAAAAATAAATCTACATATCATTTATTAGGTATGTGTGAACACGTACTCTCGGGTAAATCACTGttgtaaaaaaacatatatttaaggTATGTGCGGTCAACCGGAATCAACGTTACCGGTTTGAGTCTTTTTTTTGTGCAATCATGTATATGATTAGATGTATGACTATTAATCACttctattaaaacaaatattttaaatggatGTTTTTAGTATCGATATGGTTTCAAAACTTATCACGTCAAATTGCCATTATTTCGGGATATATGTGTATAGAAAAACTAAAtcttcagatttttttcttttgatcaAATCAAGTTATGCCCCAAAAATTTGCATGCTACAAGGAAAAGCCAAATTTAAACTCACCAAAATTTAACTACCCTATTTTGATGCAAAACGCCAAAAATTTTACCGACGCCAAAATATCTCATTTTACggtatcactgaaacaatatgaaaatactcaaaaacaataattacccatcaaaaaaatactttacaatacataagTTTGCCATGACCCAAGAAAAAgccgacaccgccatacgataTTTTTGATAACGTAAAAATGACGacattccggtgaatgtgatgtcactttttagcgggactgaatgacgtttcatacACCAGAAGGTTAAAGTTCTGGGTCaggttagaaaaagttccgtcagatgtggaacaaattcacgtaaTCGTAGTGACGGATCAAACACAAGTTTATCTAGCAGTAGTAATCCGTCAGTATAtggggcagttgcaggataaaagaAGATGTagcaaatattatataatatatacaacattaaaaGTAATATGTTTTCATCCACTTACATCGCTGAGTGTCTCTAGTATCATGATTCCACAACCTCTCCCCGGACATATCCGTCAGCGTTAGCGGAGAACGCCTGGCACTTGCCGGTAGGGGACGCCATCCGGGCTTTCGTCAGGGTCACAAACATATCtgggtataaaataaaaagtctATGCAATAGACGTCTTTTTTCACAATTCGTATTTCCCGCTTTATGCtttatgtttttgttctttgattggtcagtttatATCATGTGATCGTCATATACGTAACGCACATGCGCATATGTCATTCTTCGCTGACAGAAAAAATTGTAAGACGCCATTTTGTAAGAcaagaaattttggaatttcatTCGTTTATATCAGCGTTGAAGACGTTATACCACTACCAGTAACTAGATTCTTatcactgattggtcaattgcAAATTGGGTaagttttttgtgttattttatggTTCAGTTATCACACAAATTTGGGTCACTATGTCAGACCCTGCTCGAGTTTTGGTTATCGGCCACAGTTTCATTGTGCGTCTCGCTTCATATATCAATAACTCCCCATCGAGGGCTAATTTTGGTTTATCTCGTGATCTTGTGGATTTCGTGGGTATCCCAGGGGCTAATATGCAACGTATCGCTTCTCGTTTTGAGCTTCCCGGTTCGACATCTTTTTACGACGTCATTTGTTTACAATGCGGCGGAAATGACCTAAGTAGGCCACGAGGTTTGCCTGATCGTGTGGTTGACGCTATTATGTATTTCACCGAGGAACTCTTGTCCAGGGGTACCAGGCATGTCGTTGTTTGTCAGTTGTTTCGGCGAGAGCGAACACGTCGTCATAAAGGTGATGTTGCGATTTCAATATACAATTCGCGTGTGGCCGAAACCAATGAGCTATTGCTTCATAGACTTAATAATTTCCAAGGTGTTACCTTCTTGCGTCATACCAGGGAGATCTGGGATGAACATGACTTGTTAGGATCAGATGGTGTGCACTTTCATTGCTTAAAACCTTATTATCGCTCAGTTAAAGGTGGTATTATCTATGCTCTTGCCCAAtaaattttttacaaatttccCTGTTTCGGTagaagttacctccctttgagaATTTCCTGTGGTCAGAGATTTATTTCGgggttacttccctttacaCGGAATGAGATCTATTATCACTAAGCCTACaactaaatatatattgcagCCCAAAACACCTGTAGTTAGCATACTTTTGCTGTGATACATATCAGTATGGAATTAATGAGTAattgcagattttttttttcataatcatatatacataaaaatatattataaaaaaaaatatatatatatatatatatatacttaaaatcCATAACATcacttaaaaaatattaaaaaaaaaaaaaaaaaaaaaaagtgttatgTACACAGCCAATCGGGGCTTTACTGGTACCAGTATATACGCCATATCTGTTTCGGCAGCGGTGTAAACTCTGAGAGGCTTATTTGTGTACCCGCGTTATTATATTCtaattattttgcctttggccCGCGttagttttattattttgcCTATGGCCCGCGTTcatattttattactttttttattaGATACTCATTACATTTCGGCATTTTAAAACATAACCTAGGCGGTAaacctcacactatacctatcAAGGCAGTAGCACATGGTCACTGCCCTGTGCAATACTTAATGACATATCTAAGGCATCGCGGTACAAAACCGGGCTGTCTCTTTCAAACTAAACGTGGTGACGCTTTCTCACGCAGAAGTTTTGACTCGTTGACAAAACAATGCTTGTCCATATGCGGACTTGATGTGACTCGATTCAAGGGTCACTCATTTCGTATAGGTGGGGCATCATTTGCTGCTAATATATTGGGCTTGTCTGATTCTCAAATACGAAGTCTTGGTCGATGGAAAGGTGACGCTTTTAAGGTCTATATTCGATCTCCTGCCATGTAAGCAGAATATAGACCTTAAAAGGTGACGCTTTTAAGGTCTATATTCGATCTCCTGCCATTTCACATACATGTtaattttacaatgttatttgtTCCACACAGGCTATAGTGACGGTACGTCCAGGTCATTGTGGTATAAAATTCATTGTAGTTAACATGTTGATATAAGTTTGATATTTGTctttgatgtatatatgttgaGACTACATCTGCGACTGGGAACTCAGTGGCGGTACGCCCGTTCCCTGGTGGTTTTTCTATGACTCTAAGTTTTCTTTTGATGTACTGTGTTTTACTCTGTAACATTTGGTATTTGCAGAGATATATGCCATAAAAGACTTGTTGTAAAGTCTGTTTGGACACTGAATGTGTTTCCAACATTATTTGCTTCTGTTATATGCATTGAAGTTatcatattgttttgtttagatatatatatacatatatatgttaggTTTGTTTATACGCAGCAAGGGTGGCGGCAGTTCCATATGTATTAAGGTAAAAGTAACCTTTTGGCGCTCTTTAGGCCGCACCTTCACTCAAAATTCTTTTCGATAAATAATTTGGGTtaagtcaaaataaatattttcggCCGCCTTCATAAAAGGTGAGCCAGTTTTCTGCCAAAAATCCTTGTTGCGTTGTTTATTCTTGATTATTCATTTTGAGTAAACAGAGCTTGCTGCTTTATGAGAGAGCATACAGAATTGAGGGATACAAAGAAGTGGTCTTTCGATTTTTGTATACGAATAAGGGGAAAAATACTGTTGACACCGTCACATATCGCCATGGATGACTCTCCTGTAaatggatatatttataatgtgtttAAGAAAATGGTAAATGGTAcagttgttgtttttctttccatcttatataaagaaaaatgactttatagcATAATTAAGTACTATTGGTTTGCTGGTATGACCAATACTAAATTTAGACATAAGAATAATCATACAGTTATTGTCTCCTACTGTGCAGACCTCCGAGCAAATGTCTTGGTGAAACCTTAAAACAAAATAGATCGATGCAAAATAATCTATTTTCCCATACACGCTATTTATGCCAGAAAACGACCTACCGATTCTGAGAGACTGTGTCGCGAGGTTGACAGCCACGAGTGATGAGGAACAGGCTGTGTCGATAGTTAGTGATGGACCCAGTAAGTTATAGTTGTACGACACCCGAGCCGTGATGATGCTGGCCGCGTCTCCGGTCACGGTGTAGTTCGTCATTAACGAATAGTCGCCATCTTTGGAGGTCTTGGCGTCACTGTTCATGGCGCCAATGTAAACACTTGTTTGTGAACCATCCAGCTCTTTCCGGGTGATCCCGCCGTCTTCCAGGGCCATGTGTACACATTCAAGGACGTAACGCTGCTGGGGGTCCATTTCTGAGGCCTCCATTTCGGCAATGCCGAAAAATTCATTGTCCCAGAAATCATGACTgtgaaaggaaaaaaataagaaaaatacctagattaataaaatataataacctctaATCATAAAATATGAgaatatgatataaaacaatcCATAGTAACTGCCAACAGCCTATCTTAAAATTGTGCAAGTCGGAAGAACTTCTGGTTGACACGTAGATCGAGGATTAaaaaaaagagatttttttcttaggcGTACACTTGCAGTACAGCTAATCTTGAGGTTCCAAAAATCGGTTTTAGTTTATttcggataataaatatatatctacatgtattagatatgcaGATATCTCCTAAAAAACATACAATGACATTCAATATTGTGTATGATGACATCGATTTTACCGAACTTCGATCGTTGTCACGTAGACGCTTTTCATGGCTACAATTTTGgcgccaaattcaaatttatgcttaaatatctgcctcaaacgacttttgaagctaagatatcttgacgatggaaagatagattttgataaaatatatatccgttaaaacaatataaaatcatagattgtctaaagggtaattaattttccataatcatttttcagatattatatccAGGCCAGATAATGGCTTATTTGTACCATTTCTTAGCTTTGCATAGCACCAAATCGGTAGCATCGTGACATAAAATTAATAgttataacaatttatattatcagactatgacactttataatgttgaatatataagttgtaatttataaaaatattaccgtTCGATTTCGGtctaataatataattgtgaaaaaaagtcatttttagggggtaggggtatagaaaggataattactcaaaaattccccggtcaatttttttttatattctttcatccCAACCCAAacaactgttttattatgtggacaaaaaataaagaaaattaaatgacacaattttttgaaattaggtatttaaattgaaattcaaatgcaaaaattggcCCTTTTTAGGCCTCATTTACACGCATTTGcgtaaaaaaatcacaattaatgtatttttaagagtggaaacgacattgaggtcattgatagccatataaacttacatattaaagataaaaagtgttgtttgtaatatttcagtcaattaccaagctttgaaaatatgtgtgtaaaattgtattttgagaaaaacagacggtaaagtagggttattgagagtacaatatttccaaaaccgctCGGtcaaatttcaattaaaagccttaataaacagtttatcaaccaatatttcagtgagcaaattttaaagaaaattaaacgaggggAATTATTTAGGCCGaactgtatcgaaccaccttaaataattaattatataattataatcaatCATGTCAGAACCTTTGCCGCTCATTCATTTGAGGATCAATTTCCTTTGAAATTTTGCCGCTACCGGCCAtgcactgtacattgtacacatgcTTTTCAACTCCTAGAATACGGACACCTCTGTATGATCATGTCGGTGTTGTCGTACTTTGAATGCTTGGGAATGTCTATTAATAGTGTACGCATACACGGGACACCAACATGGGGTATATTATCGTACGTGTATAACCAtgaaaactaaatgtaaatcACTTGAATAAAGTTCGCTTTTAGTTAGTTGTCTTTTCTCCAGCTGAAAACTTGCTCACTAATCCGTCTCTTATATTCCTATACACAATAAAT
It encodes:
- the LOC138307043 gene encoding uncharacterized protein, which gives rise to MEASEMDPQQRYVLECVHMALEDGGITRKELDGSQTSVYIGAMNSDAKTSKDGDYSLMTNYTVTGDAASIITARVSYNYNLLGPSLTIDTACSSSLVAVNLATQSLRIDMFVTLTKARMASPTGKCQAFSANADGYVRGEVVES